The following coding sequences lie in one Glycine max cultivar Williams 82 chromosome 19, Glycine_max_v4.0, whole genome shotgun sequence genomic window:
- the LOC100800240 gene encoding strigolactone esterase D14, with protein MGTACGYGGGMVDALNANFYGNGTQTLVLVFDLAFAPNVRPSSLYDPKKYSTFDGYAEDAWYLNEEGYEGGFTRSELDTIFESIKQNFSGWAHSFAPNAISTNNPAAVAEFERSLLRMIKPEVALSVAKTVFLSDLRWVLPLVRVPNSTIIQPREDPIVPVNVAFCMKSKLGSRSKVTILETQGHFRQLTAYRLLLQVLKDSLSLK; from the exons atgGGAACAGCATGTGGTTATGGAGGAGGCATGGTTGATGCCCTAAATGCTAATTTCTATGGAAATGGCACTCAAACTTTG GTGCTGGTTTTTGATTTGGCTTTCGCCCCAAATGTAAGGCCTTCTTCTCTTTATGACCCAAAGAAGTATTCAACTTTTGATGGATATGCTGAGGACGCTTG GTACTTGAATGAAGAAGGGTACGAAGGAGGCTTCACTAGATCAGAACTGGACACAATCTTTGAATCAATAAAGCAAAACTTTTCAGGGTGGGCACACAGCTTTGCTCCAAACGCTATTAGCACAAACAATCCAGCAGCAGTTGCTGAATTTGAACGCAGTCTGCTAAGAATGATCAAACCAGAAGTTGCACTAAGTGTAGCTAAAACAGTGTTTTTAAGTGACCTCAGATGGGTTCTGCCACTAGTTCGTGTGCCTAATTCCACCATAATTCAGCCCAGAGAAGACCCTATTGTTCCTGTAAACGTTGCTTTTTGCATGAAATCAAAATTGGGTTCTCGTTCCAAAGTCACAATTCTAGAAACACAAGGCCATTTTCGTCAGCTGACAGCTTATCGTTTGTTGTTGCAAGTTCTTAAGGATTCATTGTCTCTGAAGTAA